Proteins encoded within one genomic window of Brenneria nigrifluens DSM 30175 = ATCC 13028:
- a CDS encoding amino acid ABC transporter permease, with the protein MDFTIIYDNFSYLMWGRFPDGPPGGAALTLVISLLAGLASAVLGTLLGVALAMSRGWCAALLAMVLGFFRAIPVIMLIFWTYFLLPILFGVEIPEITTVVCALALIASAYLAHGVKAGIVAIGRGQWQAGLSLGFNRWRVLWHIVLPQALRMMVPSFINQWVSLIKDTSLAYIVGVGELTFLATQVNNRSMVYPMEVFLFVALVYFVFCLSLELLANGLNKRFSRQEKPLKRSWLWRRNRPA; encoded by the coding sequence ATGGATTTCACCATTATTTACGACAACTTCAGTTACCTTATGTGGGGCCGGTTTCCGGACGGCCCGCCGGGCGGGGCGGCGCTTACGCTGGTGATTAGCCTGCTGGCGGGGTTGGCCTCCGCCGTGCTGGGAACCCTCCTCGGGGTGGCGCTGGCGATGTCCCGCGGCTGGTGCGCGGCGCTGCTGGCGATGGTTCTCGGTTTTTTCCGCGCCATTCCGGTCATCATGCTGATTTTCTGGACCTACTTCCTGCTCCCCATTCTGTTCGGCGTCGAGATTCCTGAAATTACCACCGTGGTCTGCGCTCTGGCGCTGATTGCGTCGGCTTATCTGGCGCATGGGGTGAAAGCGGGGATCGTGGCGATTGGCCGCGGTCAGTGGCAGGCCGGGTTATCTCTGGGCTTCAATCGCTGGCGGGTGCTGTGGCATATTGTTTTGCCGCAGGCGCTGAGGATGATGGTGCCGTCTTTTATCAACCAGTGGGTTTCGCTGATTAAGGATACTTCGCTGGCGTACATCGTGGGGGTGGGCGAACTGACGTTTTTAGCCACCCAGGTGAACAATCGCAGCATGGTTTATCCCATGGAGGTTTTCCTGTTCGTCGCGCTGGTCTATTTTGTTTTTTGCCTGTCGCTTGAGCTGCTGGCGAACGGGCTTAACAAGCGTTTCAGCCGGCAGGAAAAGCCGCTAAAACGCTCATGGCTATGGCGGCGTAACCGGCCGGCCTGA
- a CDS encoding NCS2 family permease produces the protein MNKSQSGHVAEQGLLERVFKLTQHGTTARTETIAGFTTFLTMVYIVFVNPQILGVAGMDTSAVFVTTCLIAAFGSILMGLLANLPVALAPAMGLNAFFAFVVVGAMGLSWQVAMGAIFWGAIGFLLLTIFQIRYWMIANIPLSLRLGIASGIGLFIAMMGLKNAGIIVSNPETLVAVGDLTSHGVLLGALGFFIIAALASRHIHAAVLISIVVTTSIGLLLGDVKFSGVFSMPPSITTVVGQVDLAGALNLGLSGVIFSFMLVNLFDSSGTLIGVTDKAGLVDSRGKFPRMKQALYVDSVSSVAGAFLGTSSVTAYIESSSGVSVGGRTGLTAVIVGLLFLLVIFLSPLAGMVPAYAAAGALIYVGVLMTSSLARVKWDDLTEAVPAFITAVMMPFSFSITEGIALGFISYCVMKLATGRWREISPCVIVVALLFLLKIVFIDGH, from the coding sequence ATGAATAAATCACAATCGGGCCATGTCGCCGAGCAAGGCCTGCTGGAGCGTGTGTTTAAACTGACACAACACGGCACCACCGCGCGGACGGAAACGATAGCGGGCTTCACCACCTTTTTGACCATGGTATACATCGTGTTCGTCAACCCGCAGATTTTGGGCGTGGCGGGCATGGATACCAGCGCCGTTTTTGTCACCACCTGTTTGATCGCCGCCTTCGGCAGCATCCTGATGGGGCTGTTGGCGAACCTGCCCGTGGCGCTGGCGCCGGCCATGGGGCTGAACGCCTTTTTTGCTTTCGTCGTCGTCGGGGCGATGGGGCTTTCATGGCAGGTCGCCATGGGCGCGATTTTCTGGGGCGCAATCGGTTTCCTGTTGCTGACCATTTTCCAGATCCGTTACTGGATGATCGCCAATATTCCGCTCAGCCTGCGGCTGGGCATCGCCAGTGGCATCGGGCTGTTTATCGCCATGATGGGGCTGAAGAACGCCGGCATTATCGTTTCCAATCCAGAGACGCTGGTCGCCGTGGGTGATTTGACCTCGCACGGCGTTTTGCTGGGCGCGCTGGGCTTCTTCATTATCGCGGCTCTCGCCTCGCGCCATATCCACGCCGCGGTACTGATTTCAATTGTGGTGACCACCTCGATCGGTTTGCTGCTCGGCGACGTCAAGTTTAGCGGCGTTTTCTCGATGCCGCCGAGCATCACCACCGTGGTCGGGCAGGTTGATTTGGCGGGAGCGTTGAATTTGGGGCTTTCCGGGGTGATTTTTTCCTTTATGCTGGTCAACCTGTTCGACTCTTCCGGAACCCTGATTGGGGTAACGGACAAGGCCGGTCTGGTCGATTCCCGCGGCAAATTTCCCCGCATGAAGCAGGCGCTGTATGTGGATAGCGTTAGCTCCGTCGCCGGGGCTTTTCTCGGCACCTCGTCGGTTACCGCCTATATCGAAAGCTCTTCCGGCGTTTCCGTCGGCGGGCGCACCGGCCTGACCGCGGTGATTGTCGGCCTGTTGTTCCTGCTGGTTATTTTCCTGTCGCCGCTGGCGGGGATGGTGCCCGCTTACGCCGCCGCAGGCGCGCTGATCTACGTTGGCGTATTGATGACGTCAAGCCTGGCGCGGGTTAAATGGGATGATTTGACCGAAGCCGTCCCGGCCTTTATTACCGCGGTGATGATGCCGTTCAGCTTCTCGATCACCGAAGGGATTGCGCTGGGCTTTATTTCTTACTGCGTGATGAAGCTGGCGACGGGACGCTGGCGCGAAATCAGCCCCTGCGTAATTGTGGTGGCGCTGCTGTTCCTGTTGAAAATCGTTTTTATCGACGGGCACTGA
- a CDS encoding 4'-phosphopantetheinyl transferase family protein: MTCHFVRWTSTEALPDLQRLPDELIASTQGFSAKRRERYLKSRALLAEMMCYFLGYPRLPTLLASADGRPYFADPNLPNFSLGYAGNTIAILMSEEGDVGMDIEIVNINTSPHTPTPTAAEKAWIEAQHDPLEAATQLGTIRRSLMKIPRSNGCRAESLKLHPASGRLRSDYFPAVEVMSDIDDYLAWACAHVPALNRLVMWTYATGSGMKKTGEIGRQQRPPPRYMKLTSHSAEKAASAISQ; encoded by the coding sequence ATGACCTGCCATTTTGTCAGGTGGACAAGTACGGAAGCCCTTCCCGATCTACAAAGACTGCCAGACGAGCTCATTGCATCAACGCAGGGTTTTTCCGCCAAACGCCGCGAGCGCTATCTAAAAAGCCGGGCGTTGCTGGCTGAGATGATGTGTTATTTTCTCGGCTATCCGCGATTGCCCACACTGCTTGCCTCTGCGGATGGACGCCCCTATTTCGCCGATCCCAACCTGCCTAATTTCAGCCTGGGCTACGCCGGAAATACCATTGCCATTCTGATGAGCGAAGAAGGCGACGTCGGTATGGATATCGAGATAGTCAATATCAACACATCGCCCCATACGCCAACGCCGACCGCGGCGGAAAAAGCCTGGATCGAGGCGCAACACGACCCCCTGGAGGCCGCCACTCAGTTGGGCACGATTCGCCGGTCGCTGATGAAAATTCCACGCTCGAACGGGTGCCGGGCGGAAAGTCTCAAGCTTCACCCGGCGTCGGGGCGCCTGCGCTCCGACTACTTTCCAGCCGTTGAAGTCATGAGCGATATCGATGATTATCTCGCCTGGGCGTGCGCGCACGTCCCGGCGCTTAACCGGCTGGTGATGTGGACGTACGCTACGGGGTCGGGCATGAAGAAAACCGGGGAAATCGGGCGGCAACAGCGGCCGCCGCCGCGTTATATGAAACTGACCAGCCATAGCGCAGAAAAAGCGGCATCCGCGATATCGCAGTAG
- a CDS encoding 4Fe-4S dicluster domain-containing protein produces MNQFVIADAQKCIGCRTCEIACAVAHAGGDSATLRSTHFFPRLKVIKNANVSVPVLCHQCENAPCAAVCPQDALVRDRNGIQVIQSRCIGCKSCVIACPFGAINVVIRESGQEDEPHRTLRSEAHKCDLCAGVAAGPSCVRVCPTAALRLVTPDELQRRVHEKQLRSARGNGDIRLL; encoded by the coding sequence ATTAATCAATTCGTTATCGCCGATGCGCAGAAGTGCATCGGCTGCCGGACCTGCGAAATAGCATGCGCGGTGGCCCACGCCGGCGGCGACAGCGCCACACTGCGATCCACGCACTTTTTTCCCCGTTTAAAAGTGATAAAAAACGCCAACGTCAGCGTACCCGTGCTCTGTCATCAGTGTGAGAACGCGCCCTGCGCCGCCGTCTGCCCGCAAGACGCGCTGGTGCGCGATCGCAACGGCATTCAGGTTATCCAGTCACGCTGCATCGGTTGCAAAAGCTGTGTGATTGCCTGCCCTTTTGGCGCGATTAACGTGGTCATCAGGGAAAGCGGCCAGGAGGACGAACCACACAGGACGCTGAGAAGTGAAGCGCACAAATGCGATTTGTGCGCCGGTGTCGCCGCCGGCCCTTCCTGCGTGCGCGTGTGTCCTACCGCGGCTCTGCGGCTGGTTACGCCGGACGAATTGCAGCGGCGGGTCCATGAAAAGCAACTGCGCTCGGCGCGGGGCAATGGGGACATTCGCTTACTGTAG
- the aegA gene encoding formate-dependent uric acid utilization protein AegA: MNRFVIANSQDCIGCRACEIACVISHNNDQYPTSAGMFQPRIKAFNTPGLRSAVTCHHCEDAPCASACPTQALAQQDDSIQIIEEKCIGCKNCVLACPFGAVSVVTDAANDAAMAHKCDLCAGRPQGQACVAACPTQALRLISEQTLESRRREKQQSMALRTASPWQHAAPALKAAESNPLYKRKNWPRLDAEKKPLPRRKTTFDEIYHGFTPQQTQDQADRCLSCGKHAICEWTCPLHNNIPALLSLAKQGRILDAVELSHQTSSLPEICGRVCPQDRLCEGACTLGKEYGAVTVGNIERYITDTALEMGWTPDMSRVGSSGKRAAIIGAGPAGLACADVLTRNGVQAVVFDRHPEIGGLLTFGIPPFKLDKQVLARRRGIFSKMGIEFRLNAEVGKDISLTHILQEFDSVFVGVGTYRSMKAGLENEDAPGVFAALPFLIANTKRVMGLPELEDEPYISMAGKKVVVLGGGDTAMDCLRTSIRQGAVSVTCAYRRDEANMPGSKKEVKNSREEGVDFMFNVQPQEICLNEQGEVCGIELVRTELGVPDASGRRRPRPVPGSEFVQPADAVIIAFGFQAHSMPWLEEANVSLDRWGHITAPAVGRFPCQTNHPQIFAGGDAVRGADLVVTAIADGRKAAMGMLEMMRLTSATSAGAAISPTADVNASPEETP; this comes from the coding sequence ATGAATAGATTCGTTATTGCAAATTCTCAGGATTGCATTGGTTGCCGCGCTTGCGAAATCGCCTGCGTTATTTCACACAACAACGATCAATATCCAACCAGCGCCGGAATGTTCCAGCCCAGAATAAAAGCGTTCAATACGCCAGGCCTGCGTTCCGCGGTCACCTGCCACCATTGTGAAGATGCGCCCTGCGCCAGCGCCTGCCCCACCCAGGCGCTGGCGCAGCAAGACGACAGTATTCAAATCATCGAAGAAAAATGCATCGGTTGTAAAAACTGCGTGCTGGCCTGCCCGTTTGGCGCCGTATCCGTGGTGACGGACGCGGCCAATGACGCCGCTATGGCGCATAAATGCGATCTGTGCGCGGGCAGACCGCAAGGGCAAGCCTGCGTAGCAGCCTGCCCGACCCAGGCGCTGCGCTTAATCAGCGAGCAAACGCTGGAAAGCCGCCGCCGGGAAAAACAGCAAAGCATGGCGTTGCGCACCGCCTCTCCCTGGCAACACGCCGCCCCGGCGCTTAAAGCCGCCGAGAGCAATCCGCTGTATAAACGAAAAAACTGGCCGCGTCTCGACGCTGAGAAAAAGCCTCTGCCGCGGCGCAAAACCACATTTGACGAAATTTACCACGGCTTTACGCCTCAACAGACGCAGGATCAGGCCGACCGCTGCCTCTCCTGCGGCAAACACGCCATCTGCGAGTGGACCTGCCCGCTGCATAACAACATCCCCGCGCTGCTGAGCCTGGCCAAACAAGGACGGATCCTGGACGCAGTCGAGTTGTCGCACCAGACCAGCAGCCTGCCGGAAATCTGCGGCCGGGTATGCCCGCAGGATCGCTTATGCGAGGGCGCCTGTACGCTGGGCAAGGAGTATGGCGCGGTCACCGTCGGCAACATTGAGCGCTACATTACCGACACCGCGCTGGAAATGGGATGGACCCCCGATATGAGCCGCGTCGGGTCAAGCGGCAAACGGGCCGCCATTATCGGCGCCGGCCCGGCCGGACTGGCCTGCGCCGACGTGCTGACGCGCAATGGCGTTCAGGCCGTGGTGTTCGATCGCCATCCTGAAATTGGCGGGCTACTGACGTTCGGCATCCCGCCTTTCAAGTTGGATAAACAGGTTTTAGCCCGCCGCCGGGGGATCTTCAGCAAGATGGGCATCGAATTTCGCCTGAATGCCGAAGTGGGCAAGGATATCTCCCTGACTCACATCCTGCAGGAGTTCGACAGCGTCTTTGTCGGGGTGGGAACCTATCGTTCGATGAAAGCCGGCCTGGAAAACGAAGACGCGCCGGGGGTATTCGCGGCGCTGCCTTTTCTGATTGCCAACACCAAACGCGTGATGGGGTTACCCGAGCTGGAAGACGAGCCCTATATTTCAATGGCGGGCAAAAAAGTCGTGGTGCTGGGGGGCGGAGACACGGCGATGGACTGTCTGCGTACCTCGATCCGTCAGGGAGCGGTATCGGTTACCTGCGCCTATCGCCGCGATGAGGCCAATATGCCGGGTTCGAAAAAAGAGGTAAAAAACTCCCGCGAGGAAGGCGTTGATTTTATGTTCAACGTACAGCCGCAGGAAATTTGCCTGAATGAGCAGGGGGAGGTGTGCGGCATCGAGCTGGTGCGTACGGAACTGGGCGTCCCCGATGCCAGCGGACGCCGCCGTCCCCGTCCTGTCCCCGGATCTGAATTTGTGCAGCCCGCCGATGCCGTCATTATCGCCTTCGGCTTTCAGGCCCACAGTATGCCCTGGCTTGAAGAGGCGAACGTCAGCCTGGACAGATGGGGGCATATTACCGCGCCGGCCGTCGGCCGCTTCCCCTGCCAGACCAACCATCCGCAGATTTTTGCCGGCGGCGACGCCGTACGCGGCGCCGATCTGGTGGTGACGGCGATTGCCGACGGCCGCAAAGCCGCCATGGGGATGCTGGAAATGATGAGATTAACATCCGCTACGTCTGCGGGCGCGGCAATATCGCCGACGGCCGATGTCAACGCATCCCCGGAGGAAACGCCATGA
- a CDS encoding organic hydroperoxide resistance protein, with translation MSIEKVLYVAHAKATGGRDGRAVSSDKHLDVKLDVPKELGGSGGEGTNPEQLFAAGYSACFLGALKSVASSEKVSLPSETSIEGSVGIGKIATGFGIEVELKITVPGFDKAKTEELVKKAHVVCPYSNATRNNIDVTLTVV, from the coding sequence ATGTCTATCGAAAAAGTTCTCTATGTTGCACATGCTAAAGCCACCGGTGGGCGTGACGGCCGCGCGGTTTCCTCAGACAAACATCTCGACGTCAAGCTGGATGTGCCCAAAGAGCTGGGCGGTAGCGGCGGTGAGGGGACAAACCCCGAACAGCTGTTTGCCGCGGGTTACTCCGCCTGCTTTCTTGGCGCGCTGAAGAGCGTGGCCTCAAGTGAGAAAGTCTCACTCCCGTCCGAAACGTCAATCGAAGGCAGCGTCGGTATCGGCAAGATCGCCACCGGCTTCGGTATTGAAGTCGAGCTGAAAATCACCGTTCCGGGCTTTGATAAGGCCAAAACTGAAGAATTGGTGAAGAAAGCGCACGTGGTTTGCCCCTACTCGAATGCCACCCGCAACAATATTGATGTCACGCTCACGGTAGTCTGA
- a CDS encoding winged helix-turn-helix transcriptional regulator, with protein MSEKISPVVSSAATPLQGNLFAEKCPSRQILNHITSRWGVLILVALLDGTLRFSQLRRRIGGVSERMLAQTLQWLENDGFILRIAYPVVPPHVEYSLTPLGREASERVKILADWIEENIATISAAQAAHQDK; from the coding sequence GTGTCGGAAAAAATATCACCCGTCGTCTCTTCAGCGGCTACGCCGTTGCAGGGAAATCTTTTCGCCGAAAAATGCCCGTCCCGCCAAATCCTTAACCATATCACCAGCCGCTGGGGGGTATTGATTTTAGTCGCATTGCTGGATGGAACGCTCCGTTTCAGTCAGTTACGTCGCAGAATCGGCGGCGTCAGCGAGCGTATGCTGGCGCAAACGCTGCAATGGCTGGAAAACGATGGTTTTATCCTGCGCATCGCCTATCCCGTCGTACCGCCGCACGTTGAATACAGCCTGACCCCGCTGGGCAGAGAAGCCAGCGAGCGCGTTAAAATCCTGGCCGACTGGATAGAAGAAAATATAGCGACGATATCAGCGGCGCAGGCGGCGCATCAGGACAAGTGA
- a CDS encoding SDR family oxidoreductase, with amino-acid sequence MIAITGASGRLGRLVIEQLLAKLPAGDILALARDVDKVADLAARGVQVKAADYTQPDSLVAALQGVDKLLLISSSEVGKRVAQHRNVIEAARQAKVKLLAYTSILHADRSPLGLAKEHRETEALIKASGLPYVLLRNGWYSENYAASIPSALQYGVFIGSAGEGKIASAARADYAAAAAAALTQDNQAGKVYELAGDEPYTLAELAAEVSLQSGKPLHYQNMSEAEFSAALVAAGLPPVIADMLADSDVGAAQGGLFDDSHQLSQLIGRPATPLAIVVKSAIQ; translated from the coding sequence ATGATTGCGATTACAGGTGCATCCGGCCGGTTGGGCCGGTTAGTGATAGAACAACTGCTGGCGAAACTACCGGCGGGCGACATTCTGGCGTTGGCGCGGGATGTCGACAAAGTCGCTGATTTAGCCGCCCGCGGCGTGCAGGTAAAGGCGGCGGACTACACGCAGCCGGACTCTCTGGTTGCCGCGTTGCAAGGCGTGGATAAACTTTTGCTGATCTCCTCCAGCGAAGTGGGGAAACGTGTGGCGCAACATCGCAATGTGATTGAGGCGGCGCGTCAGGCCAAGGTAAAACTGTTGGCCTATACCAGCATCTTGCATGCCGATCGCTCGCCGCTGGGCCTGGCGAAAGAGCATCGTGAAACCGAGGCGCTGATCAAAGCCTCCGGCCTGCCTTATGTGCTGCTGCGCAATGGCTGGTACAGCGAAAACTATGCGGCCAGCATACCGTCGGCATTACAGTATGGCGTATTTATCGGTAGCGCCGGAGAGGGAAAAATTGCTTCCGCCGCGCGTGCCGACTATGCGGCGGCCGCGGCCGCCGCGCTGACGCAGGACAATCAGGCCGGTAAGGTTTATGAACTGGCGGGTGATGAGCCATACACGCTGGCGGAATTGGCCGCTGAAGTGAGCCTTCAGTCTGGTAAGCCTCTGCATTACCAGAATATGTCCGAGGCGGAATTCAGCGCGGCGCTGGTCGCGGCAGGCCTGCCTCCGGTTATCGCCGATATGCTCGCTGACTCTGATGTCGGCGCAGCCCAAGGCGGCTTGTTTGACGACAGCCATCAACTGAGCCAGTTGATTGGCCGTCCCGCCACGCCGCTGGCGATCGTGGTGAAATCGGCCATCCAATAG
- a CDS encoding nucleobase:cation symporter-2 family protein, giving the protein MDLSQKRGAAAVRPEDEQLPLGKTVTYGLQHILTMYGGIITPPLIIGSAAGLSAPQIGMLVTAALFVSGLATLLQTLGVPWFGSRLPLVQGVSFAGVATMVTIVNGGGGLPAVFGAVIAASLIGLLIAPFFSQIIRFFPPVVTGTVVTVIGLSLMPVTVRWIMGGNAKAPDWGTPGNIGLAAFTLAVILLLNKVGSPALKRLSVLLAMAVGCVAAALAGKVNFSAVGDGTWLAIPEPFAFGWPIFELSAILSMLLIVLVLLTETTAGLIAVGEIVGSPVDTRRIANGLRADMLSSALSPVFNSFPQSSFAQNIGLVALTGVKSRFVVSAGGAILVLLGVLPILGTVMACIPLPVLGGAGVVLFGSVAASGIRTLARVDYKDNMNLVVVATAIAFGMIPIVMPTFYDQFPNWVRTLLHSGISASCLAALLLNILFNRIEADAEVRG; this is encoded by the coding sequence ATGGATCTATCGCAAAAGAGGGGCGCGGCAGCGGTCCGTCCGGAAGATGAACAGTTGCCGCTGGGTAAAACAGTTACCTACGGTTTACAGCATATTTTGACGATGTATGGCGGCATTATTACGCCGCCGCTGATTATCGGTTCGGCTGCCGGGCTGAGCGCACCGCAAATCGGCATGTTGGTTACGGCGGCCCTGTTTGTCAGCGGATTGGCCACGCTATTGCAAACGCTGGGCGTACCCTGGTTTGGCTCACGCTTGCCGCTGGTGCAAGGGGTTTCCTTTGCCGGCGTGGCAACGATGGTCACCATTGTGAACGGCGGTGGCGGATTACCGGCGGTGTTTGGTGCGGTGATTGCGGCTTCGCTGATTGGTTTACTGATCGCCCCTTTCTTTTCGCAGATCATCCGCTTCTTCCCCCCGGTGGTAACCGGTACGGTGGTGACGGTAATCGGTCTGTCGCTGATGCCGGTGACTGTCCGCTGGATAATGGGCGGAAATGCCAAAGCGCCGGACTGGGGCACGCCCGGTAATATCGGGCTGGCGGCCTTTACGCTGGCGGTGATCCTGTTGCTGAATAAAGTGGGATCGCCAGCCCTGAAGCGCCTGTCGGTACTGTTGGCGATGGCCGTGGGCTGTGTGGCGGCGGCGCTGGCGGGCAAAGTGAATTTCTCTGCCGTGGGCGACGGAACCTGGCTGGCGATACCGGAACCCTTTGCTTTCGGCTGGCCGATCTTCGAACTGAGCGCCATTCTCTCAATGCTGCTGATTGTGCTGGTGCTATTAACGGAAACCACCGCCGGGCTGATCGCCGTGGGCGAAATTGTCGGATCACCGGTGGATACCCGTCGTATCGCCAACGGCCTGCGTGCCGATATGCTTTCCAGCGCATTGTCGCCGGTATTCAACTCGTTCCCGCAAAGCTCGTTCGCCCAGAATATCGGGCTGGTGGCGCTCACCGGCGTCAAAAGCCGTTTTGTGGTCAGCGCCGGCGGCGCGATCCTGGTGCTGCTGGGCGTATTGCCGATACTGGGGACGGTGATGGCCTGTATTCCGTTGCCGGTGCTGGGCGGCGCCGGGGTGGTGCTGTTTGGCTCCGTGGCAGCCAGCGGTATCCGCACGTTGGCCAGAGTCGACTATAAGGACAATATGAATCTGGTCGTGGTGGCAACGGCCATTGCCTTCGGCATGATCCCGATCGTGATGCCGACGTTTTACGATCAGTTCCCGAACTGGGTCCGCACCTTGTTGCACTCCGGCATCAGCGCCTCATGTCTGGCGGCATTGCTGCTGAACATATTATTTAACCGGATTGAAGCCGATGCTGAGGTAAGGGGCTAA
- the uraH gene encoding hydroxyisourate hydrolase → MSNISTHILDTSLGKPAAGVRVWLERQNSRQWQVAAESRTDADGRVRDLTPDGLSNGHYRLCADLGGYFAQSQRQTLYVTAIIDFVIDDAQQHYHLPLLVSPYSYSTYRGS, encoded by the coding sequence ATGAGTAATATCAGCACCCATATTCTCGATACCTCTCTGGGCAAGCCGGCCGCCGGGGTACGTGTTTGGCTGGAGCGGCAGAACAGCCGACAGTGGCAGGTCGCGGCGGAAAGCCGCACCGATGCCGATGGCCGCGTGCGCGATCTGACGCCCGATGGCCTGAGCAACGGGCACTACCGCCTGTGCGCCGATCTGGGCGGGTATTTTGCGCAAAGCCAGCGCCAAACCCTTTACGTCACGGCAATCATTGATTTCGTTATTGACGATGCGCAGCAGCATTACCATCTGCCACTGCTGGTCAGCCCGTATTCTTATTCGACATATCGCGGCAGTTAA
- the uraD gene encoding 2-oxo-4-hydroxy-4-carboxy-5-ureidoimidazoline decarboxylase: protein MRLQQFNQLPAHEAARLLRPCVDITSWIDAVAAARPFASVDAAVLFGRQASLRWRPAEVAAALARHPRIGEQAKGQGREATFSQREQAAVNAQDAALTQALQEGNRRYEARFGQVFLIRAAGRDGQTILRELARRLQNTPEQEQQETTEQLREIVLLRFKELLNDE from the coding sequence ATGAGGTTACAACAGTTTAATCAATTGCCGGCGCATGAGGCGGCGCGTTTACTGCGCCCCTGCGTGGATATTACATCATGGATCGACGCCGTCGCCGCCGCTCGACCCTTCGCCAGCGTGGATGCCGCAGTGCTCTTTGGCCGGCAGGCATCGCTTCGCTGGCGCCCGGCGGAAGTGGCGGCGGCGCTGGCCCGGCATCCGCGCATCGGCGAGCAAGCCAAAGGACAGGGGCGGGAAGCGACGTTTTCCCAACGTGAGCAGGCGGCGGTGAACGCACAAGATGCCGCATTGACGCAAGCCTTACAGGAGGGTAATAGACGTTATGAGGCGCGTTTTGGTCAGGTGTTTCTGATCCGCGCGGCCGGGCGTGACGGGCAAACCATCCTGCGTGAGTTGGCGCGCCGGTTGCAGAATACCCCAGAGCAGGAACAGCAGGAAACCACTGAGCAATTGCGAGAAATCGTGTTGCTGCGTTTTAAGGAGCTATTAAACGATGAGTAA